The proteins below come from a single Sorghum bicolor cultivar BTx623 chromosome 4, Sorghum_bicolor_NCBIv3, whole genome shotgun sequence genomic window:
- the LOC110434782 gene encoding uncharacterized protein LOC110434782 has protein sequence MSQASSSTGLNRRSSTGRNVVQAQPLAVVAAGSMATGFDPEAVTDNATGLPLIFCLDCNDVRVFSAITKSGVNEGRRYFKCPRKTHVNPRCMRYWFEEEYVVYLHDNGYLSSASSTTEVPEVVGRLDSLEKNLKSMEDKVGKNRDGMGSCICLVCGCVNVTLFLVLAICVVVAVVFK, from the exons ATGTCGCAGGCTTCATCATCTACCGGTCTCAATCGCCGTTCAAGCACAGGTAGGAATGTCGTGCAGGCTCAACCGCTAGCTGTTGTTGCTGCAGGCAGTATGGCCACTGGTTTCGATCCGGAGGCGGTGACCGATAATGCCACCGGGTTGCCATTGATATTCTGCCTAGATTGCAATGACGTGAGGGTGTTTAGTGCCATTACCAAGTCGGGGGTTAATGAGGGAAGGAGATATTTCAAGTGTCCTAGGAAGACTCATGTTAAT CCGAGATGCATGAGGTATTGGTTCGAGGAAGAATATGTAGTGTACCTTCACGACAATGGATATCTATCTTCCGCATCTTCGACAACCGAAGTTCCTGAGGTTGTGGGCAGACTTGATAGCTTAGAGAAAAATTTGAAGTCGATGGAGGACAAAGTTGGCAAGAACAGAGATGGCATGGGCAGTTGCATTTGTCTTGTTTGTGGTTGTGTCAATGTAACACTATTCCTGGTGTTGGCCATCTGTGTGGTGGTAGCTGTTGTGTTCAAGTAG